In a genomic window of uncultured Campylobacter sp.:
- a CDS encoding 50S ribosomal protein L24 — MANVKFKVKKGDTVKIIAGDDKGKTGKILSVLAKKGQVIVEGCKVAKKAIKPSEKTPNGGFINKEMPIDISNVAKVEG; from the coding sequence ATGGCTAACGTTAAATTTAAAGTAAAAAAAGGCGATACCGTTAAGATCATCGCAGGCGACGACAAAGGTAAAACAGGTAAAATTTTATCCGTCCTAGCCAAAAAAGGACAAGTCATCGTCGAGGGCTGCAAGGTAGCTAAAAAAGCTATAAAACCTAGCGAAAAAACCCCAAACGGCGGCTTTATCAATAAAGAGATGCCTATTGATATCTCAAACGTTGCAAAAGTTGAGGGCTGA
- the rplN gene encoding 50S ribosomal protein L14 — protein sequence MIQSFTRLTVADNSGAKELMCIKVLGGSKRRYATLGDVIICSVKKALPNGKIKKGQVVKAVVVRTKKEVQRDNGSLIRFDENAAVILDNKREPIGTRIFGPVGREVRYANFMKIVSLAPEVL from the coding sequence ATGATACAATCTTTTACGAGGCTTACGGTCGCCGATAATAGCGGCGCGAAAGAGCTAATGTGCATTAAAGTTTTGGGCGGCAGCAAGAGAAGATACGCGACGCTTGGCGACGTTATCATCTGCTCGGTCAAAAAGGCGCTTCCAAACGGTAAGATCAAAAAAGGTCAAGTGGTAAAAGCAGTCGTCGTTAGAACTAAAAAAGAGGTTCAAAGAGATAACGGCTCGCTAATCCGCTTCGACGAAAACGCAGCCGTCATCCTAGATAACAAACGCGAGCCTATCGGTACTCGTATCTTTGGACCGGTCGGCCGTGAGGTTAGATACGCTAACTTTATGAAAATCGTTTCGCTTGCTCCGGAGGTGTTATAA
- the rpsQ gene encoding 30S ribosomal protein S17: MALKREIQGVVLQKAGDKTATILVERRVMHPRYHKFVKRFKKYMIHDEKNETKAGDTVVAIECRPLSARKSFRLKTILATGVE, translated from the coding sequence ATGGCATTAAAAAGAGAAATTCAAGGTGTCGTTTTACAAAAGGCCGGCGATAAGACGGCTACGATTTTGGTTGAGAGACGCGTTATGCACCCAAGATACCACAAATTCGTAAAACGCTTTAAAAAATATATGATTCACGACGAAAAGAACGAAACTAAAGCGGGCGATACTGTCGTAGCTATCGAATGCAGACCGCTAAGCGCGAGAAAATCTTTCCGCTTAAAGACTATTTTAGCGACGGGGGTTGAGTAA
- the rpmC gene encoding 50S ribosomal protein L29 codes for MKYTDIKDKSVAELNALLKEKKVLLFTLRQKLKTMQLSNPNEIRAVRKEIAQINTAISASK; via the coding sequence ATGAAATATACTGATATTAAAGACAAAAGCGTTGCAGAACTTAACGCGTTATTGAAAGAGAAAAAGGTGCTTTTATTTACTTTAAGACAAAAGCTAAAAACCATGCAGCTAAGCAACCCTAACGAGATTCGCGCCGTCCGTAAGGAAATAGCGCAAATCAACACTGCAATTAGCGCTTCAAAGTAA
- the rplP gene encoding 50S ribosomal protein L16, with protein MLMPKRTKFRKQMKGRNRGKATRGADLAMGEIGIKAVEAGRVNSRQIEAARVALTRHVKRQAKTWIRVFPDKPLTKKPLQTRMGKGKAGVEEWVMNIKPGRIIVEMAGVDEELAREALTLAIHKLPFKTKIVTRESENEIY; from the coding sequence ATGTTGATGCCAAAACGAACTAAATTTCGCAAACAGATGAAAGGCAGAAACCGCGGTAAAGCTACTCGCGGCGCTGATCTTGCTATGGGCGAGATCGGAATAAAAGCCGTAGAAGCGGGCCGCGTAAATTCGCGCCAAATCGAAGCGGCTCGTGTGGCTCTAACCCGCCACGTAAAACGCCAGGCTAAAACTTGGATCAGAGTTTTCCCGGATAAGCCGCTAACCAAAAAACCTCTACAAACTCGTATGGGTAAAGGTAAAGCCGGAGTCGAAGAGTGGGTTATGAATATAAAACCAGGTCGTATAATAGTCGAAATGGCGGGCGTAGATGAGGAATTAGCGCGCGAAGCTCTAACTCTAGCCATCCACAAACTTCCGTTTAAGACTAAAATCGTAACGCGAGAGAGTGAAAATGAAATATACTGA
- the rpsC gene encoding 30S ribosomal protein S3 encodes MGQKVNPIGLRLGINRNWESRWFPAKGTLAENIGEDYKIRAFLKKKLYYAGVSQILIERTAKKIRVTVVAARPGIIIGKKGSDVEKLKEDIQKLINKEVNVNIKEERKAQASAQLAAENVAMQLEKRVAFRRAMKKVIQGAQKSGAKGIKISVAGRLGGAEIARTEWYLEGRVPLHTLRAKIDYGVAEAHTTYGNIGIKVWIFKGEVLQKGVQPEKNEEEKADKKPRRARRGK; translated from the coding sequence ATGGGTCAGAAAGTAAATCCGATAGGTCTAAGACTAGGAATAAACCGCAACTGGGAGTCAAGATGGTTTCCTGCTAAAGGAACTTTGGCTGAAAATATCGGCGAAGACTACAAAATTCGCGCTTTCTTGAAAAAGAAACTTTACTACGCGGGCGTTTCTCAAATTTTGATCGAGAGAACCGCTAAGAAAATTCGCGTAACCGTCGTAGCAGCTCGCCCTGGTATTATCATCGGCAAAAAGGGCTCTGACGTAGAGAAGCTTAAAGAGGACATCCAAAAGCTGATCAACAAAGAAGTAAACGTAAATATCAAAGAAGAAAGAAAAGCTCAAGCTTCGGCTCAGCTAGCTGCGGAAAACGTAGCAATGCAGCTTGAAAAACGCGTTGCATTTAGACGCGCGATGAAAAAAGTTATCCAAGGCGCTCAAAAATCAGGCGCTAAAGGTATCAAAATTTCAGTTGCAGGACGTCTTGGCGGCGCTGAGATCGCTAGAACCGAGTGGTACTTAGAGGGTCGCGTTCCGCTTCACACTCTAAGAGCTAAGATCGATTACGGCGTTGCCGAAGCGCATACGACTTATGGAAACATAGGTATAAAAGTGTGGATATTTAAAGGCGAGGTTCTTCAAAAAGGCGTTCAACCTGAAAAGAACGAAGAAGAAAAAGCCGATAAAAAACCGCGCAGAGCAAGAAGAGGTAAATAA
- the rplV gene encoding 50S ribosomal protein L22, protein MSKSVIKFVRLSPTKARLIAREVQGMNAEFALASLSFMPNRGAKFIATAISSAVANGGFEPEEVVVTSCRVDAGPVLKRFRPRARGSASRIRKPTSHILVEVSKPEKKEA, encoded by the coding sequence ATGAGCAAATCAGTTATTAAATTCGTAAGATTATCTCCGACTAAAGCTAGACTAATCGCAAGAGAAGTACAAGGCATGAACGCAGAATTTGCGCTAGCCAGCCTTAGCTTTATGCCAAACCGCGGCGCCAAATTTATCGCTACGGCTATCAGCTCTGCGGTAGCTAACGGCGGATTCGAGCCCGAAGAGGTTGTCGTGACAAGCTGCCGCGTGGATGCGGGCCCAGTATTAAAAAGATTTAGACCGCGAGCGAGAGGAAGCGCAAGCAGAATCCGCAAACCGACTTCTCATATCTTAGTAGAAGTATCTAAACCTGAAAAGAAGGAAGCGTAA
- the rpsS gene encoding 30S ribosomal protein S19, with protein sequence MARSLKKGPFVDEHVMKKVVAAKKANDNKPIKTWSRRSTIVPEMIGLTFNVHNGKSFIPVYVTENHIGYKLGEFAPTRTFKGHKGSVQKKIGK encoded by the coding sequence ATGGCAAGATCACTCAAAAAAGGACCTTTTGTCGATGAGCATGTAATGAAAAAAGTCGTTGCCGCTAAAAAAGCTAATGACAACAAGCCGATAAAAACATGGTCTAGACGCAGCACGATAGTGCCTGAAATGATAGGCCTAACGTTTAACGTTCATAACGGCAAGAGCTTCATTCCAGTATACGTTACGGAAAACCACATCGGATATAAACTAGGCGAATTTGCTCCTACGCGCACATTTAAGGGTCACAAAGGCTCAGTGCAAAAGAAAATCGGTAAGTAA
- the rplB gene encoding 50S ribosomal protein L2: MAIKTYKPYTPSRRFMTGLSSEDITAKPSVRSLLVKIPVSGGRNNNGRITSRHKEGGAKKLYRIIDFKRRKFGIEGKVEAIEYDPNRNCRIALIAYKDGEKRYIIRPNGLNVGDVVAAAEAGLDIKPGNAMKLRNIPVGTIVHNVELKPGKGAQMARSAGGYAQLMGKEEKYVMLRLPSGEMRQVLAECMASIGVVGNEDWANVTIGKAGRNRHRGIRPQTRGSAMNPVDHPHGGGEGKKNSGRHPVTPWGKPTKGAKTRRKKASDKLIISRRKGK, translated from the coding sequence ATGGCGATAAAAACCTATAAACCTTATACACCTAGCCGCAGATTTATGACGGGCTTATCAAGCGAGGACATCACTGCTAAACCTAGCGTGAGAAGCTTGCTTGTAAAAATCCCTGTAAGTGGCGGTAGAAATAATAACGGAAGAATAACTTCTAGACATAAAGAAGGCGGAGCGAAGAAACTTTATAGAATCATCGACTTTAAACGCCGCAAATTCGGTATCGAAGGCAAGGTCGAAGCCATCGAGTACGATCCGAACAGAAACTGCCGCATCGCGCTTATCGCTTATAAAGACGGCGAGAAACGCTATATCATCAGACCAAACGGACTAAACGTCGGCGATGTCGTAGCAGCAGCAGAGGCAGGCCTAGACATAAAACCCGGTAACGCGATGAAACTAAGAAACATCCCGGTTGGTACCATCGTACACAACGTGGAGCTAAAACCGGGCAAGGGCGCTCAGATGGCTCGTTCAGCCGGCGGTTATGCTCAGCTAATGGGTAAAGAGGAAAAATACGTAATGCTTCGCTTGCCAAGCGGCGAGATGAGACAAGTACTTGCAGAGTGCATGGCTAGTATCGGCGTAGTAGGTAACGAAGATTGGGCGAACGTAACTATCGGTAAAGCTGGACGTAATCGCCACAGAGGTATCCGTCCTCAAACTCGCGGCTCAGCGATGAACCCGGTAGATCACCCACACGGCGGTGGTGAGGGCAAGAAAAACTCAGGCCGTCATCCTGTTACTCCATGGGGTAAACCGACCAAAGGTGCTAAGACTCGCCGCAAGAAGGCTAGCGATAAGCTTATAATTTCAAGAAGGAAAGGTAAATAG
- a CDS encoding 50S ribosomal protein L23, which yields MADITDIKTILYTEKTLGLQEQGVVVIQTSPKMTKNRLKEILKEYFGVTPLRVNSLRIDGKVKRFKGREGQRSEIKKFYVKLPEGSSLENTEA from the coding sequence ATGGCAGATATAACTGATATCAAAACGATTTTATATACGGAAAAAACTCTCGGTCTTCAAGAGCAAGGCGTGGTCGTCATACAAACTTCGCCTAAGATGACTAAAAACAGGCTGAAAGAAATTTTGAAAGAGTATTTTGGAGTAACGCCGCTTCGCGTAAATTCGCTTAGAATCGACGGAAAAGTTAAGCGTTTCAAAGGGAGAGAAGGACAACGAAGCGAGATAAAGAAATTTTACGTTAAGTTGCCTGAAGGCTCAAGCCTAGAAAACACGGAGGCGTAA
- the rplD gene encoding 50S ribosomal protein L4, with product MSKVCVLNEKLQKASELDLPANYAEINPHNLYLYVKSYLSGMRSNSAHTKGRSEVSGGGKKPWRQKGRGGARAGSTRTNVWVGGAVAFGPSNERNYFQKVNKKQKRLALEFALNEKANAGKIFAVDSIEIASGKTKDAAKVISALNLRDALVVKDLLDDNTLLAFRNLSNCYLIDASEINAYLVATYGAVVIEKAALESIIKEG from the coding sequence ATGAGTAAAGTTTGCGTATTAAACGAAAAATTACAAAAAGCTAGCGAGCTTGATCTACCGGCTAATTACGCTGAGATTAACCCGCACAACCTATATCTTTACGTTAAGTCTTATTTGTCCGGTATGCGTTCAAATTCGGCTCATACAAAGGGTCGATCTGAAGTGAGCGGCGGCGGTAAAAAACCGTGGAGACAAAAGGGTCGCGGCGGCGCTAGAGCTGGCTCAACCAGAACTAACGTCTGGGTAGGCGGTGCAGTGGCGTTTGGTCCGAGCAACGAGCGAAACTATTTCCAAAAGGTCAATAAAAAGCAAAAAAGATTGGCGCTTGAGTTCGCGCTAAACGAAAAAGCTAACGCGGGTAAAATTTTCGCGGTAGATAGCATAGAGATCGCAAGCGGCAAGACTAAAGACGCAGCTAAAGTAATCAGCGCGTTAAATTTGAGAGACGCTTTGGTCGTAAAAGATCTGCTTGACGACAACACGCTATTGGCGTTTAGAAATTTATCAAACTGCTATCTAATCGATGCGAGTGAGATAAACGCTTATTTAGTGGCGACTTACGGTGCCGTCGTTATCGAGAAGGCCGCACTTGAATCTATAATAAAAGAGGGCTGA
- the rplC gene encoding 50S ribosomal protein L3 translates to MEYIVEKIGMSRTVNNPSIPVTLLKVVNAKVCEVSECGCAIVAYAKGKAKNKAIEGQQKKYGLTAEFNKFATLQVANKEAGDLDISPLSSAKILKVSFSSKGKGYQGVVKRHGFAGGPKSHGSRFHKRHGSIGNREWPGRVQPGMKMAGHAGNEKVTVKNEIVSFDAENGILVLKGSVAGYNGAMGRIRIVK, encoded by the coding sequence ATGGAATATATCGTAGAAAAAATAGGCATGAGCAGAACGGTAAACAACCCAAGCATCCCCGTTACGCTTCTAAAGGTCGTAAACGCTAAAGTTTGCGAAGTGAGCGAATGCGGCTGCGCTATAGTAGCTTATGCTAAAGGTAAAGCAAAAAATAAAGCCATAGAGGGTCAGCAAAAAAAATATGGACTAACGGCTGAATTTAATAAATTCGCAACCCTACAAGTCGCCAATAAAGAAGCCGGCGATCTTGATATTAGTCCGCTTAGCTCGGCTAAAATTTTAAAAGTTAGCTTCAGCTCAAAAGGTAAAGGCTATCAAGGCGTCGTAAAAAGACACGGCTTTGCGGGCGGTCCGAAAAGTCACGGTTCTCGCTTCCACAAAAGACACGGCTCTATCGGTAACCGCGAGTGGCCGGGACGCGTTCAGCCTGGTATGAAAATGGCCGGACACGCCGGAAACGAAAAAGTTACCGTTAAAAACGAGATCGTAAGCTTTGACGCCGAAAACGGAATTTTGGTTTTAAAAGGCAGCGTCGCTGGCTATAACGGCGCAATGGGCAGAATAAGGATAGTAAAATGA
- the rpsJ gene encoding 30S ribosomal protein S10 codes for MERIRLKLKAYDHRVLDRTVAAIVEAVKRTGADVRGPVPMPTKIKRYTVLKSPHINKDSREQFEMRIHARMLDIVAATPDTVDSLTKLDLAPEVNVEVRAMGK; via the coding sequence ATGGAAAGAATCAGGCTTAAGCTTAAAGCTTATGACCATAGAGTTCTCGACCGCACAGTTGCAGCCATAGTAGAAGCTGTCAAACGAACGGGCGCCGACGTCAGAGGTCCGGTGCCGATGCCTACGAAGATCAAACGCTACACGGTCTTAAAATCACCACACATCAACAAAGACTCACGCGAGCAGTTTGAAATGAGAATTCACGCTAGAATGCTAGATATCGTAGCGGCTACGCCCGATACCGTCGACTCGCTAACAAAGCTTGACTTAGCCCCTGAGGTTAACGTCGAAGTCCGCGCGATGGGCAAATAA
- a CDS encoding ATP-binding protein translates to MQTLNALYQNPPKNVKFINRKFEITAPKTLIKGGIGSGKTSLIAGFLSAFESKEFLYVNLGDLRIDADEILSNLPEFLRQNPQIKILAIDDFEQRFWDKFEPILELNLQNFVVASGFKDANLNGFSELNLDFLDYEEFIAFFSKKIDPETLFSHYLLHGRSPASAFCDAENVAANLKTALKSSLSATQLAVLKECAKAQAQNVSVFEIFSTLKSARKISKDSVYGALSELENMSAVSLVEKFNEPNAAKRLYFNDFAFKSALSLKKDFAKNFNNTVFCELAKFNEQIFYTKELDFFLPKRKLAIICSPFSDADLVFLKFKKLHANLKNLGINRLQAISVANSGETSIEGIKCEVAPFSRWALGI, encoded by the coding sequence ATGCAAACTCTAAACGCGCTTTATCAAAATCCGCCGAAAAACGTCAAATTTATAAATAGAAAATTTGAGATCACGGCACCAAAAACGCTGATAAAAGGCGGTATAGGAAGCGGCAAAACATCTCTAATCGCGGGCTTTTTGTCGGCATTTGAGAGTAAAGAGTTTTTGTACGTAAATTTAGGCGATCTTCGCATAGATGCGGATGAGATTTTGTCAAATTTGCCCGAGTTTTTACGCCAAAATCCGCAGATAAAAATTCTAGCGATCGATGATTTCGAGCAGAGATTTTGGGATAAATTTGAGCCGATTTTAGAGCTAAATTTACAAAATTTTGTCGTCGCCTCTGGGTTTAAAGACGCGAATTTAAACGGCTTTAGCGAGCTAAATTTGGATTTTTTAGACTACGAGGAATTTATCGCCTTTTTTTCAAAAAAGATCGATCCAGAGACGCTTTTTAGCCACTATTTGCTTCACGGTAGGAGCCCCGCGTCGGCCTTTTGCGATGCCGAAAACGTCGCGGCAAATCTAAAAACCGCACTAAAATCCTCGCTATCAGCCACGCAGCTAGCAGTGCTAAAAGAGTGCGCGAAAGCTCAAGCGCAAAACGTGAGCGTTTTTGAGATTTTTAGCACGTTAAAATCCGCCCGAAAAATCTCAAAAGATAGCGTTTATGGCGCGCTTAGCGAGCTAGAAAACATGAGCGCGGTTAGCCTAGTAGAGAAATTTAACGAACCAAACGCCGCGAAGAGGCTTTACTTTAACGACTTTGCGTTTAAAAGCGCGCTGAGCCTAAAAAAGGACTTCGCTAAAAACTTTAACAACACGGTTTTTTGCGAACTAGCCAAATTTAACGAGCAGATTTTTTATACAAAAGAGCTTGATTTTTTCCTGCCAAAAAGGAAACTTGCTATCATTTGCTCGCCGTTTAGCGATGCGGATTTGGTCTTTTTAAAATTTAAAAAACTGCACGCAAATTTAAAAAATTTAGGTATAAATAGGCTACAAGCAATCAGCGTGGCGAACTCCGGCGAGACGAGCATAGAGGGCATAAAATGCGAGGTCGCGCCGTTTTCGCGCTGGGCGCTGGGTATATAA